One genomic segment of Rhizobium gallicum bv. gallicum R602sp includes these proteins:
- a CDS encoding glutamine synthetase family protein, whose amino-acid sequence MSPKKTTLKPARNVPASTKIPPDPGSSRGVANWKEAAQWLRARGIEDIECITPDLAGVPRGKMMPTSKFTSNTSLALPSAIYRHTISGEYPEETESFRYEPRDSDLKLMPDLSTLSVVPWETDPTAQVICDIVNSEGEEVPYTPRNLLKRIMGLYAERGWKPVVAPEIEFYLVANNDDPDYPLRPPKGRSGRSILGGQGYSIAGINEFDELIDDIYHFSEKQGLEIDTLIHEEGPAQLEINLRHGDPIELADQVFMFKRTIREAALKHDIYATFMAKPMQGQPGSAMHIHQSVVNIGSGKNVFSNSDGSASKEFFHFIGGMQKYVPSALVMLAPYVNSYRRLAPDMSCPVNNAWGYDNRTTAFRVPVSDPQARRVENRLPSSDANPYLALAASLASGLLGIIKEIEPTAPTEEAANEGSIDLPRGLLEAVALLEDEPAFEEVFGKEFIGLYAGVKRGEFETFMQVISPWEREFLLLNV is encoded by the coding sequence ATGTCACCCAAGAAGACGACGCTGAAGCCTGCCAGAAACGTGCCTGCCTCTACGAAAATTCCCCCAGATCCCGGATCTTCGCGCGGTGTGGCAAACTGGAAGGAAGCGGCGCAGTGGCTTCGCGCACGCGGCATCGAGGACATCGAGTGCATCACCCCGGACCTCGCCGGCGTTCCGCGCGGCAAGATGATGCCGACATCGAAATTCACGTCCAATACGTCGCTCGCCCTGCCCTCGGCGATCTATCGCCACACGATCTCCGGCGAATATCCCGAGGAGACCGAGAGCTTCCGCTACGAGCCCCGTGACAGCGACCTCAAGCTGATGCCTGATCTTTCGACGCTTTCCGTCGTTCCCTGGGAGACTGATCCGACGGCGCAGGTGATCTGCGATATCGTCAATTCGGAAGGCGAGGAGGTTCCTTATACACCGCGCAACCTCCTCAAGCGCATCATGGGACTTTACGCCGAACGCGGTTGGAAACCGGTCGTCGCGCCGGAGATCGAATTCTATCTCGTCGCCAACAACGACGACCCGGATTATCCGTTGCGCCCGCCGAAGGGACGCTCGGGCCGCTCGATCCTCGGCGGCCAGGGTTATTCGATCGCCGGCATCAACGAGTTCGACGAACTGATCGACGATATCTATCATTTCTCCGAGAAACAGGGCCTCGAGATCGACACGCTGATCCATGAGGAGGGCCCAGCGCAGCTCGAGATCAATCTGCGCCATGGCGACCCTATCGAGCTTGCCGACCAGGTCTTCATGTTCAAGCGCACCATCCGCGAGGCTGCGCTGAAGCACGATATCTATGCGACGTTCATGGCCAAGCCGATGCAGGGTCAGCCGGGCTCGGCGATGCACATCCATCAGTCGGTCGTCAACATCGGGTCCGGCAAGAACGTCTTTTCCAATTCCGATGGATCGGCTTCGAAGGAGTTCTTCCACTTCATCGGCGGCATGCAGAAATATGTGCCGAGCGCACTTGTGATGCTGGCGCCCTACGTCAATTCCTACCGGCGCCTTGCGCCGGACATGTCCTGCCCAGTCAACAACGCTTGGGGTTACGACAACCGCACCACCGCATTCCGCGTGCCGGTTTCCGACCCGCAGGCACGGCGCGTCGAAAACCGGCTGCCGAGTTCCGATGCCAACCCCTATCTGGCCCTGGCTGCTTCGCTGGCATCGGGCCTTCTCGGCATCATCAAGGAGATCGAGCCGACGGCACCGACCGAGGAGGCAGCCAATGAAGGGTCGATCGACCTTCCGCGCGGCCTGCTCGAAGCCGTGGCACTCTTGGAAGACGAACCGGCATTCGAGGAGGTGTTCGGCAAGGAATTCATCGGCCTTTATGCAGGCGTGAAGCGGGGAGAGTTCGAAACCTTCATGCAGGTGATCAGCCCCTGGGAACGCGAATTCCTGCTGCTCAACGTGTGA